A region of Sesamum indicum cultivar Zhongzhi No. 13 linkage group LG7, S_indicum_v1.0, whole genome shotgun sequence DNA encodes the following proteins:
- the LOC105166359 gene encoding uncharacterized protein LOC105166359: MDFTLPYSARGTSKWKRRPTLDRKPLVVAAFLIIALFISSKAFISSSILPISGDSRPLLSQPCPSTVGGPGEKFLWYAPHSGFSNQLSEFKNAILMAAVLNRTLIVPPILDHHAIALGSCPKFRVLDPNELRFKVWNHSIELLRNRRYISMSDIIDLSSLMSAVRFIDFRVFVSMWCGVNLNLGCGMDSSMNSSLLEKLKQCGSLLSGYDGNVDSCLFASQEDCRNTVWTYQTDDDGILDSFQADDEVKKKRKISFLRRRKDVYKALGPGSAAGTAIVLALGSLFTSSYKGSESHIDIHEAPRDQRIQLLIQKIEFLPFVAEILSAGKKFALETIKAPFLCAQLRLLDGQFKNHWKGTFLGLKQKLDLLKHNGSLPVHVFVMTDLPQLNWTGTYLGDLAKDFDAFKLFVLTEEDELVAETTTELLNAGNAMKLQSDSSNFEGRDQQCDALSLPDIRLYVEETICSCASLGFIGTAGSTIAESIGLMRKHSICSK; this comes from the exons ATGGATTTCACTCTTCCCTACTCTGCCAGAGGCACCAGCAAATGGAAAAGGAGGCCCACACTTGACCGAAAACCACTCGTTGTGGCCGCCTTCCTCATCATTGCTCTCTTCATCTCCTCCAAAGCCTTCATTTCCTCTTCTATCCTCCCCATTTCCGGAGATTCCCGACCCCTCCTCTCACAACCATGTCCGAGCACCGTCGGTGGTCCAGGAGAAAAGTTCCTCTGGTACGCGCCGCACAGCGGGTTCAGCAACCAGCTCTCCGAGTTCAAGAACGCTATTCTGATGGCAGCGGTTTTGAATCGGACGCTGATTGTGCCTCCTATTCTGGATCATCATGCTATTGCCCTTGGAAGTTGCCCAAAGTTTAGGGTTTTGGATCCGAATGAGTTAAGATTCAAAGTCTGGAATCACAGTATTGAGCTCCTCCGTAATCGCAG GTACATATCTATGTCCGATATCATTGATCTTTCATCTCTAATGTCAGCTGTCAGATTTATAGATTTCAGGGTTTTTGTATCAATGTGGTGTGGGGTGAATCTCAACTTGGGTTGTGGTATGGACTCAAGCATGAATTCTTCTTTGCTTGAAAAGCTAAAACAATGTGGATCATTACTATCTGGATACGACGGCAATGTGGACAGTTGCTTATTTGCATCGCAAGAAGATTGTAGAAATACAGTATGGACATACCAAACTGATGATGATGGAATTTTGGATTCATTCCAAGCTGATGATGAAgtcaagaagaaaaggaagattTCATTCTTGAGGAGAAGGAAAGATGTCTATAAGGCCCTTGGTCCTGGCTCTGCAGCTGGAACAGCCATTGTTCTGGCACTTGGTAGCCTTTTCACTTCATCATATAAGGGGTCCGAATCGCATATTGACATCCATGAAGCTCCACGAGATCAAAGGATACAGTTGTTAATTCAGAAGATTGAATTTCTTCCATTTGTGGCAGAAATCTTGAGTGCTGGAAAGAAGTTTGCTCTCGAGACAATTAAGGCTCCATTTCTTTGCGCACAGCTTAGGTTATTGGATGGTCAATTCAAGAACCACTGGAAAGGTACTTTCCTGGGACTGAAGCAAAAGTTGGACTTGTTGAAGCACAATGGTTCTCTCCCAGTTCATGTATTTGTAATGACTGATCTTCCCCAGCTTAATTGGACCGGAACTTATTTGGGGGATTTGGCAAAAGATTTTGATGCTTTTAAACTGTTTGTTCTGACAGAGGAAGATGAGTTAGTAGCTGAAACTACTACGGAACTTTTAAATGCAGGAAATGCTATGAAGCTTCAATCTGATTCTAGTAACTTTGAAGGGAGAGATCAGCAATGTGATGCTCTGTCTTTGCCTGATATACGTTTATATGTGGAAGAAACTATATGTAGCTGTGCATCTCTAGGTTTCATCGGGACTGCTGGGTCAACCATTGCTGAAAGCATAGGATTGATGAGAAAACATAGcatatgttcaaaatga
- the LOC110012295 gene encoding uncharacterized protein LOC110012295, with the protein MALNRHLDNGIKNALQSLRAMALFNPSPLEKTITEIKRYLHEVFTIKDLGPARFFLGLEIGRLDKGITVTQRKYTKGIIEDVKLKEAKATTTPLPLGIKLTKHAEEQLSSPEPYRRLLGRLLYLGITRPDICHSPQQLSQFMQHPCNQH; encoded by the exons ATGGCCTTAAACAGGCATCTAGATAATGGAATCAAGAATGCACTTCAAAGCTTGAGAGCTATGGCTTTGTTCAATCCAA GCCCTTTAGAGAAGacaattacagaaattaagaGGTATTTACATGAAGTGTTCACCATAAAGGACCTAGGTCCTGCAAGGTTCTTTTTGGGGTTGGAGATTGGGAGATTAGATAAGGGAATTACAGTcacacaaagaaaatatacgaAAGGCATAATTGAAGATGTTAAGCTGAAGGAAGCTAAAGCCACAACCACTCCTTTGCCTCTAGGAATCAAGTTAACAAAGCATGCAGAGGAGCAACTGTCCAGTCCTGAACCATATAGAAGATTATTGGGCAGATTGTTGTATCTGGGAATAACCAGGCCTGACATATGTCACTCCCCACAGCAGCTTAGCCAGTTCATGCAACATCCATGCAATCAACATTAG